From Brassica oleracea var. oleracea cultivar TO1000 chromosome C3, BOL, whole genome shotgun sequence, a single genomic window includes:
- the LOC106332644 gene encoding inactive GDSL esterase/lipase-like protein 23: MAGKCTLASVLGLLLVLTLFQNPLTVCGQSIPAVALFTFGDSNFDAGNKQTLTQVNVAQGFWPYGKSRDDPNGKFSDGFIAPDFVATFMEIPIPIPAALKPGVNVSRGASFAVADATLLGAPVQSLTLYQQIAKFNEMKAANWNDDFIKQSLFMIYIGANDYFNFTKNNPNADASAQQAFVISVTNQLKNEISFLYASGARKLMIQTLAPLGCLPIVRQDYRTGMEQCYEPLNNLALQHNQKIGPMLNEMALNAPDFQFTVFDFYNVILRRITPQRSLGYRFLRTNVSCCGIGTHTAYGCGLPNVHSKLCSYQRSYLFFDGRHNTEKAQESFGHLMFGADPNVIQPMNIRELVTYPVGEPMREAWLPTTSATVQASDSSTSNRELY; encoded by the exons ATGGCAGGCAAGTGTACTTTAGCGAGTGTTCTAGGGTTACTTTTGGTATTGACACTGTTCCAGAACCCGCTCACCGTCTGCGGACAAAGTATCCCGGCGGTGGCTTTGTTCACATTCGGTGACTCCAACTTCGACGCCGGAAACAAACAGACTCTCACGCAAGTAAACGTTGCTCAAGGTTTCTGGCCGTACGGTAAATCCAGAGATGATCCTAATGGCAAATTCTCCGACGGTTTCATCGCTCCTGACTTCGTCG CAACATTCATGGAAATTCCTATCCCAATCCCTGCTGCGCTTAAACCGGGCGTCAATGTCTCACGTGGAGCTAGTTTCGCCGTCGCTGATGCTACTCTTCTCGGAGCTCCGGTTCAATCT TTGACTCTGTATCAACAAATTGCGAAGTTCAATGAAATGAAAGCAGCAAATTGGAATGACGACTTCATCAAGCAGTCATTGTTTATGATATACATTGGTGCTAATGATTACTTTAATTTCACCAAGAACAACCCTAACGCTGATGCATCTGCTCAACAAGCTTTCGTCATTTCCGTGACCAACCAGTTAAAGAATGAAATCAGCTTCTTGTATGCATCAGGAGCTAGAAAGTTGATGATCCAAACCCTAGCACCATTGGGTTGCTTACCGATAGTCAGACAAGATTACAGAACCGGAATGGAACAATGCTACGAACCTCTCAACAATTTGGCTTTACAGCACAACCAAAAAATCGGACCAATGTTGAACGAAATGGCTCTAAATGCTCCTGATTTCCAGTTCACTGTTTTCGACTTCTACAATGTTATTCTTCGTAGGATCACGCCGCAGAGGAGCTTAGGCTACA GATTTTTACGGACGAATGTATCGTGCTGCGGTATTGGGACACACACTGCTTACGGTTGCGGTTTACCTAACGTGCACTCCAAGCTATGCTCGTACCAACGATCTTACTTATTCTTCGATGGGCGTCACAATACCGAGAAGGCACAAGAAAGTTTTGGTCATCTTATGTTTGGAGCCGATCCAAATGTGATCCAACCGATGAACATCCGTGAGCTCGTTACTTACCCAGTAGGTGAACCTATGCGTGAGGCTTGGTTGCCTACTACGTCAGCCACAGTTCAAGCCAGCGACTCTAGCACGTCGAACCGCGAGCTCTACTGA